The Oryza sativa Japonica Group chromosome 11, ASM3414082v1 DNA window acgcttctcagcggcccgcacctgtctacgtcgcccgtgtcttgtgcacttcctctctcgctgacgttcctcagatcgagggcgaagaacctcacttagcgcccccggccgaaccggcaaaggggggcctgcgcggtctcccggtgaggagccccacgctccgtcaccatcggtatctcaatgacatataggacccacatgagtcaatgacatgtggttcaagatggcatatctcaaattttgcaaaattataatggcatggtttcaATTTTCCCTTGATTTTTTTACTCTCATATATCCTCAGCAGTTATGGAATTAatgtatatatactattatttgtttagttattagaAGAAGGTAAAATTTTTGACTTCTTTAAAATTATGTGTGCCTTATGTTTCCGATGGAGTAGTACATAAGCAAACTCAATGATAATAACAGTGAAACTAGCTCACCCGAGTTTATGCGGCTGCTTGTATTTGTGGCTATTTTTTCAGTGGTAAACGACTTACCCGTCGACAGTGAGATGTTGATTTCATCAATCTTAAAATATGTCAGTCCAGTCTTTTAGAACTGCTTATAAGGGTAGTGTGTACTTTTATATGGGTGAGTGTCTGCGTGTTGTGATTGCTTAAGTTTGTATTGTATgttgttaaaaatatttttttttctaaaagaataGCTAACTCTCCTAGAGGTGTGCGTgctttaaaaagaaataaagaaagaaaaagttaaGTCGATGTTTGAAATCATATCATGTGATTTGTGAAGGGGAGGCATCATTATCAGACACATGACCCACAATTAGTGTCATGTACAACAACTAATCTGTCCATGCATGGTCACCTCCAACTTTCTCTTGGCTCCAAACTGTCCAGCACGCCTCTAATTTTCTACAGCAACAACGTGGAAGAACCAGAACGGCACACACCAAATGATCACTTACCCTGCTTAATTTCGTTTTAGAGAAATTTTGTCGAGATGGAGAATTGAAAGCTATAGCCAACGAAATTTTGCTCAAGTTCAGGccttccacacacacacacatcacAAAATAATTCATTCATGTGAAGGGAAGAGCCGTCGTGTGTTTCGTGTTCATGTGCGAAATGTAAATTGCTGTGTCAAATCAAAACCCGTAGTTTTCTCCAGTActattgcaaatttgcaattgaCGATGACACCTACTCCTTGACATGTTTGATGTCGCATCATCGCGTGGCCGTCGTGCCATTTTgttttatctttatttttctaaatttagTGAGTGACCTGTGAAGAAGCAACAGGTCAACACTCCATGTTAGTACTATTCCATATTTTTATTTAGTACTGCTCCATATTTTTAGGAGATCTTTCCTTATTACAAGAACAGTAAAGACAGTGACAGCCACAATTATTGAGTGTCATTTTGGTTTGGCTGCAATTgactactactacctccgtcccatattatttgtctttttgagtttttgtttgtcaatatttgatcattcgtcttatttaaagaattttggaattattattcattttgtttgtcaattgctttattatcaaaagtcctttacatatgacttatctttttttatatttgcactaatttttcaaataaaatgaatggtcaaacgttgcaaataaaaagtcaaaaacgtcacctattatgggacggagggagtacttcctccatttcacaatgtaagactttctagcattgtccatattcatttagatgttaatgaatctatatatatgcatgtgtttagattcattaacatctatatgtatgtgggtaatgctagaaatttttacattgtgaaacggagggagtagtataagCCTTAAAGTGTTTATTGGCCtcttaatttataggtaaactTTTATACTGTATGTGTGTTGCTAACGATTTAGTATAAGCTAATGCTAAAAACAAACTATGAATAAAATGAGTCAAAATCAACTGTAAAGTTAAagattcaaaatttaaattttgactaacGGATAAGCTGAAGAGCAAATAATTGACCAAATTGGACGTGTTGAGAGTGAAAGGGGAGTTAGAGATAATaagatggaaataaaattaaatgatGGATTGTTGGAGAAAAAAGTATTCTAGATATACACTGTTAATAACTTAAGATAAAATTTAACTGGAATATTAGAAGGGCACTTATTAAAGGATGGATGGAATAGTATATGGTAGGGCCGAAAGCAGTGatcattttctttaaaataatgTTGCGTTCGCATGGTGAGACTAAATATACAGTGCCTGCTTAGATCAATTTGCTgcggcaattttttttaaaaagttttagtgACAAAAAATTTGGCATTATAATTTTAtaagttggtgtttagatgcatggTAAAGTTTTACCAAATTGTTGCTGCCTCTCTTATACACGGGGCCTGATACTTTTTTCTTGCCTAAATTTGCTACTATAGACTCCTAAATGACAAATGCCAACTTGTCTACTTTTTGttactagtgtttagatccattttATCAAAAAAATGGTCTAAAACGGTACAACTTTTATCATTTTAGAGTATCTAAACAAGCCcataatgatgatgattattATTAAGGGGTGCTTGAGGTGTCTAGGTGGATTTAACTAATGAGGTAACATCATAAAATTTCTCATTGCCGTATCACCAAATCACTGTTGCATGCATATAGCAGGAGTACacatcaccatcaccatcattTGAAAGAGAGCATATAAGAGGTTGGCCATTAGCAGTGTTTGGTGGTGGGCATTATTCCTCTTTTCATTTTCTTGCATCATTGTCATTGGTCCCAAGAATGCGGGATTATTTCCACGTGATATATTTATACCTTTTCCTTGGATTTGAACTTGTTCTCCCTGGAATGGGAGTTTAATCTTGcaattcattttcttttcattcAAAAATGGAATCTATGACATGTTTGGTTTGCTGTTCAACTaaccctaccaaaatttaacACTTTTGGTTTGCATTTGGTTTGCAAATTCTGATAGTCTTGAATGCATTTGGTTtgaaaccttaccaaatttatTTTGGTATAGCTTTTAAGAACGCAATTTTCTGAAACCACTTAAATTTGATTGGGTAGCGGTAGTAACAATGGGGCTGACAGGATACGCTGGCCGCTGTTGTCTACAGTCGTTTCCAATGCTATCGCAGGCTCGCATCCATAGGCAGCAAACACAACCGAACACGTCTAATATGTTTGGTAATGTCAAATTTTGATAGGGCTCAAAAGTGAGAACAAAACAAGCATGCATTTCTACTACTTTCTTCGTTTTATATAAAAGACCCTTTGATCTTTTCCTAATCAAACTTTTAACCCAAatatatagtaacatttttttacccaaaacaaacacacgaccataatatattaaaagttaGGTTTAACAAAACTAATCTGGTATTATAgatattattattaatttttctataaacttgatgaAACCTAAAtaggtttgacttaaaaaacAAAACAGTAATATATGAAGATGGACTTGTTATTCGAGGGGGAAATGATAGTATGGGCATTTACTTTTATCAAATGGGCATGCCAAATCAGCCCAGTTCAGCCTATCCTGAAAGGCCCAGTAAAAATGCAGGCCCAATTACTCCTCAATGCCCAATTCTCTTCTTTACAATTATAAAAATTAGATGTTTTGCCGTTATTTATTAATTTATTCATTAGTTTTAAAATACTGTagaagtcgtataagaaatctctttagaAAAGCTCTTATGCTAACTTAAaatgatcggactcctaactgcgaCTTCTGATTTTCTTAAAAGAATATACATCCACGTGAATTCTCACAGCTAATTTCACTTTTAACTAAACCgcataacaataataagattaaactAGACTTCACATGTTGCAACAgacgtgcatttttttttctatttttttattttaaaatcatctgaaaagaaaagaaaaaaaaaggaaatttacTAGTACTCgtatcgtcttcctcctctctaaAACCCACGAACCCCTCGTCTCTCTCACTCCCCTCCCCAACCAGATCAAACGCTAGGGTTTCCTCGACTTcgacttcgtcttcctcctcgagcagAGCAGCAGCAGAGATGAAGCTCGCGGGGCTCAAGTCGGTGGACGGGGCCCACGAGGAGTCCAtctgggcggcggcgtgggtgcCCGCGGCGGACCACCGCCCCGCGGCGCTGCTCCTGACGGGCGCCCTCGACGAGACCGTCCGCCTCTGGGCCCCCgacgacctcgcctccgccgccgcctccccctcgcgGGGCCACGCGCTCGGGGTGGTGTCGCTCGCCGCCCACCCcgcgggcgccgtcgccgccgccgtctccctcgACAGCTACGTCCGCGTCTTCGATGTGGACTCGGGCTCCTCCGTCGCCACGCTCGAGGCCCCTCCCTCCGAGGTCTGGGGCATCCAGTTCCACCCCAAGGTAGGTGATGATCCTACCCCCCACCCCACCATCTTTGCTTTGCGATTCACATTCTGAGGTTGCTTGACTAGATTCGTTGTGTGGGGGAGATGTGAGAGGCGTGGGATTTCAGTGTGATAATGTGGTAATTACAGTTGATTCGAGCATCATTTCCATCTGTTGTATGGGTTTGTATAGTTTGGAATATGTCTAGTGTGGTTTTTTTTACCTAGTGTAATGTGTGATCTTTTCTCAGATGTTTTAGTAGATTTTAGTATCATTTTAACTGAAACTTCATGACAAAAGTGTGGCCTTGATTGGCACTTTGTGGTAGTTTTATTAGatttaaagaaaataaaggaATCTAAAAGAATGTTTTCGCAAAGTTAAGGAATATATGCAAAGTGATCATTTCAATTTTCGAGCAGTTCAAATACGCAATTGATGACTGAGGTTTGGTTGTTAAATTCGGTGGGCAAGTCTGACAGTATATTCAGTTGTTACTGCTTATTATCATTGACCACAGTACCTCACTTTTGTGGAATAGCGCTCCTTCATCTCAACACTGCAACAAATTTAGTAATCGCTTTGAAGAGGATCATCATGTGAAGTATGGTGTTTCATGCATTGCTGGCAAAGTGTGTGCAACATTTACTGCATAGTCGCTTAGACTCTGAGAATAATGTTGAATCCTACCTTTTCGATTCTCTTTCAGACTCAGTAAATTAAGCGACAATTAATTGTGTATCCAAACTCATTGGACATATTTTTATCATAGTTACAGGTTTTGCATAGGTCCTGTTTTCATGCTTCCTTtgtattttaaaaattgatttgTATTCATGTTTTTCACAATATGCCAGATAATTATCTATTTGGGTAACCCACCTTTCTGTGCAAGATGACTAAACATCACTACGCCCATTGCAATCACTGCCAGAAATGGTTTGTCAAAGTAGCGTATCTGTGGTCAATTCATTTTCATATTGCCTTGTTGTGATTCATCTTGCTAATTTCCAGAACATACTATTTTTCTTAAATGATATTTTGGTATGTACTAAACCTTGCTAGAATTGACCTATGGCCTTAAgacattatttattttcttccaTAAACGTGTTGATACAATTATGTCTAATTCAATGAGAATCGGAGATGCTTGTTCAAGCTTGTCTTCTCACTTGCAGTTGAGACGTGTTACGCATTCAGCGTTTTCCACTGTGCTATCTCTATATACCTTTGTTGACAGCATATACTAATTTTTCTAAAACCTGCAGTACCAGGAATTAACCTCCTTTTATGGTAGCCTCACTTTACTGAAGGTCTTCACTTGTTCTAGCTACTGACATTATTACCTCACCCACAAATGCTTTCCTTCACAGGGTAGTGCTCTGGCTGCAGCTGGTGGTGGCAGTGGATCAGTGAAGCTCTGGGACACAGAGAAGTGGAAGCCAATTACCAGCCTTGCTGTTCCGCGTCCAGAGGGAGCTCGCCCTGATAAAACAGGAAGCGGCAAGTTTGTCCTTTCAGTTGCATGGAGTCCTGATGGCAAGCTCTTAGCTTGTGGTTCCATGGATGGCACCATCGCTGTGTATGACGCAGTTCGCATGAAGTTCCTCCACCACCTTGAGGGCCATCACATGCCAGTGAGATCAATGGTGTTCTCTCCAGTGGACCCGCACGTGCTCTTCACTGCCTCCGACGATTGCCACATCCACATATACGACGCCAAGGAGAAGAGCCTCATTGGGGCCATGTCAGGGCATGCGAGCTGGGTGCTGAGCATCGACGTGAGCCCAGACGGCATGGCGGTAGCGACAGGCTCCAGTGACCGCACGGTCCGGCTTTGGGACATCAACACGAGGGCGTCGGTGCAGACGATGAGCAACCACAATGATCAGGTCTGGGCTGTCGCCTTCCGACCACCGGGTGGGACAGGAGTCCGCGCAGGCCGGCTTGCCAGCGTGTCAGATGACAAGAGCATCACCCTGTACGATTACTCATAGTTTTAACACTGCAACCTGCAACTTCATTGTAGTCAGCTGTTTCCAACTtgcattggaaaaaaaaacctgtTGTACAATCCTAATTAAGCTCATGAGTTGCAAGTAGAGTGCGTTTATTTCCAGTATTGGCCTCAGAGTTGCAAACTCGCTCCTTATTGTTCTTTTGCAAGTGATCTCAAGTTGTCAGTTTGAagtaaaaatatcttcaattctAGCCCGATTAAGTGCTTTTGTCACTGGaatttataatctttttttaCAGTCCTCATAAGCCATAATGTGAATATGTGTCTTGCCTAACTCTGAGACGCCTCAGTGTTTATATCTGAAGGTAAACATAGAAATGCGCTATAGAAATGCTTCAGTTTTTCAAAGTGAAGCATCACACGACACGATTCAATCTTGTTCCTGGAAGATGTTGCAATTTTGCTAACTAGTAATTTGCCCGTGGTAACGCTACGGTAGCATTCAGTAATACAAATTAAACAATCAAAAGAATacaatatatgttttctcaaacaTACATAATAGAAGGTTTAATATTAAACACGAGTTATTATATGGTTAATTACAAAGCCATTCTAGTAAAAATAACATCGCAACTGTTTCATTGTTTCGAAACATTATGAGATTTATTTATCCCTCGTCTAGATCCATTGACATGCATACGAATTTGGATATATATAAATCGTCTCTTAGCGGGGATACAAAGCCCTTCTTAAAAAAGATAAATGTATTCAAAACCCAAAACGTCTTATAGTGGGATACAAAGGAAGTAATTCCTAATGTACGCCTTCAGAATCAAAGCATAGacataaaaaatcaaatcatcCATCAACATCTAATGTTTAATCTATATCTCATTTTAGATAGTTCATTATCTACTATCGTTTTTCTTATAAACCATAAAAAAATAGCTATTCCTATACATATGTCACCAAATAGAATTTTCCTTCTATTTTATCTTGTTCACATGGCCCAAATATTATTAGGAGGAGCAACACCATTATTCATTTTGCAAATCAACGATCAGCAGTTAATTACCTGGAATATTATCCTAATCAACACCATTAAGCTTATGAGGTATGCACCACTATTTCTGGAATACTATCATAATCAATTTGCACACTTCTTAAATGAAGTTGATTGTTGAATCGATAATCATGAGGCAAACAATTCCCAGAAAATCTGTCCACTCAGGACCTTGGCTCTGAAAAAAACCAGTGAATGAACGGATATTGAAGAAAACCATTATGGGTTTCTTTGGATGAATTTAGCATTGTTGAACAATCATCGATGTTTACATCCTATATTCCAAAGAACACAAATCAGATCACTTACACCACCATTTGCTAAGACCAATGCCATCACTGTTGCTGCCCAAATCACTTAGGACAAAGGATTCCACATAAAGCTGAGGAACTTGATGCTCTTGTTCTATTCCAAAAGGAAGTAAAAAATATGAGGATTTCAGAACAGGAATGTAGGTAAACAATGATCAGAAAAAGGCAGATAAACTTCTCCAATCTGCTTGCACCGGACAGCTGCAAGCGTTCTACTGCATCTTCTGATGAAAGCCCCACGTGAAATGTATTCAGCTCCTCAAAAAATGTCTACAAGGAGCAGATTCACCTGTTATTATATATCCTTACAAAGCACAGCATTAAGACTATATGTTTCAGAACCCGTCAAAGTCTACGATATGCCAAATTATACAAAAGTCTACACCTTGCGTATGTACTGGTGTCTGGTCACCTGAAATATAGATATTACCTGAAGATTATTGCCAGTTGAAGACCATGCAAAAGTCTGAGATGCAATTAAAAAGTTTAACCTGAGATAGAAAGTAGAAAATTGTTAGGACACCGCATCATTCTGAATTTTAAGTCGaccaaacatatatatgtgacAGGAAAAATTGCAACCAGTtgctatagaaaaatataaatttcgCTTAAAATATCTTAAAACTAATCAAATCCAAACAAAGGTACAGTTGTTCCAACCTATCTTTTCGAATTCTCAAAGACAAGATCACAAAACACATGAGGTGCTTCAATCTGAATGTTTTGGTTCAAGATACCTTTCGGCGGCGGAGGAACGGCGGCGTGGCTCCGTATAGGCGGCGGTTgaggcggaggccgaggaggaggtcgccaaAGCAGTTTGTCGGAGGAGACCGGCGATGCGTGACGATTTGAGTGGCGGAGGGACGGCGGTGATGCCGGTTGAGACAGTCCGAGGAGACTTCAGCGGCCGAGGGACAACGACGGGAGACCGGATCGGCGATGtcggttgaggcggcggcggcaggcagtCGTCGGAGAGGCGGCGGAGAAAAAAATTCCAAATCCAGAAGAGAAGCTATGGTTAACGCAAGaaaattcaagaaaaaaatGGGTGGGAGATAGAGGGATGATGGTCATTTCATATCAGCTTGTACATTCAAACTAATTTGATCCTGTTCACTTATATAATCATATCAAGATATTTTTATGAAATGAACATCAAACTATATGCTTGAGAAGATTTTTCTAACTTTCAGGAAGTCCGTGGTCGCACTTATATTATGATTTTCTATAGACTTTGTGCAAATTCTCGAAAGGAACTATAGTATAGTAACATAGGCAGTGGTTCGCACTTATGAAAAAAATCTGCTTAAAATATTCTATTGTGTGGTCTAGATTATGCAGATAATAGTCCCCTGTCCATGCTCTAAGAGGAAAGATCTA harbors:
- the LOC4351059 gene encoding WD repeat-containing protein VIP3, translating into MKLAGLKSVDGAHEESIWAAAWVPAADHRPAALLLTGALDETVRLWAPDDLASAAASPSRGHALGVVSLAAHPAGAVAAAVSLDSYVRVFDVDSGSSVATLEAPPSEVWGIQFHPKGSALAAAGGGSGSVKLWDTEKWKPITSLAVPRPEGARPDKTGSGKFVLSVAWSPDGKLLACGSMDGTIAVYDAVRMKFLHHLEGHHMPVRSMVFSPVDPHVLFTASDDCHIHIYDAKEKSLIGAMSGHASWVLSIDVSPDGMAVATGSSDRTVRLWDINTRASVQTMSNHNDQVWAVAFRPPGGTGVRAGRLASVSDDKSITLYDYS